One genomic segment of Burkholderia multivorans ATCC BAA-247 includes these proteins:
- a CDS encoding ABC transporter ATP-binding protein, with product MTRKTTHLGGHAFRAVFGFTFRYWRRQPARIAVVASFALLAALADVLTPLFAGRLVDALSAGLADRAAAWHAALVAFGTLAALGIGATLLRQGVYLNIITLTLKMMSEIAAASFHRVQRFSTDWHANSFAGSTVRKITRGIWALDLLNDTVLIALLPSVTMLVGATVLLGTHWPVMGLVVGAGSLLYITVTVAVSLGIVAPAARLGNLWDTRMGGALADAVSCNAVVKAFGAETREEARLARVIGKWRQRTRRTWVRGTLNGGLQGAMLVAMQAAMIGVALRLWANDEASVGDIAFALTMFFMLQGYLRDVGMHIRNLQRSVNDMEELVALERQPLGIEDRPNAPAIRIGEGEIRFEHVTFRYDNHPEPLYDDFSMRIAPGERVGLVGHSGSGKTTFIKLIQRLYDVSGGRIVIDGQDIAQVRQDSLRSQIAIVQQEPVLFHRTLAENIAYARPDASRADIERAARLASAHDFIAALPDGYDTLVGERGIKLSGGERQRVAIARAFLADAPILILDEATSSLDSESEVLIQQAMERLMVGRTTLVVAHRLSTVRALDRLLVLDRGKVIEEGSHDALIRIDGGVYRRLFERQALELAKGLADPPRRVADDKAGPLGQRATA from the coding sequence ATGACCAGAAAAACCACCCATCTGGGCGGCCACGCATTCCGGGCCGTCTTCGGCTTCACTTTCCGCTATTGGCGCCGGCAGCCGGCGCGCATCGCCGTCGTCGCGTCGTTCGCGCTGCTCGCCGCGCTCGCCGACGTGCTCACGCCGCTGTTCGCCGGCCGGCTCGTCGACGCGCTGTCGGCCGGCCTCGCCGACCGCGCGGCCGCCTGGCATGCGGCGCTCGTCGCGTTCGGCACGCTCGCCGCGCTCGGCATCGGCGCGACGCTGCTGCGCCAGGGCGTCTATCTGAACATCATCACGCTGACGCTGAAGATGATGAGCGAGATCGCCGCCGCGTCGTTCCATCGCGTGCAGCGCTTCTCGACCGACTGGCACGCGAACAGCTTCGCCGGCTCGACCGTGCGCAAGATCACGCGCGGCATCTGGGCGCTCGACCTGCTGAACGACACCGTGCTGATCGCGCTGCTGCCGTCGGTGACGATGCTCGTCGGCGCGACCGTGCTGCTCGGCACGCACTGGCCGGTGATGGGGCTCGTCGTCGGCGCGGGTTCGCTGCTGTACATCACGGTGACGGTCGCCGTGTCGCTCGGCATCGTCGCGCCGGCCGCGCGGCTCGGCAACCTCTGGGACACGCGGATGGGCGGTGCGCTCGCCGATGCGGTCAGCTGCAACGCCGTCGTCAAGGCGTTCGGCGCGGAAACGCGCGAGGAAGCGCGGCTCGCGCGCGTGATCGGCAAGTGGCGGCAGCGCACGCGCCGCACGTGGGTGCGCGGCACGCTGAACGGCGGGCTGCAGGGCGCGATGCTCGTCGCGATGCAGGCCGCGATGATCGGCGTCGCGCTGCGGCTGTGGGCGAACGACGAAGCGAGCGTCGGCGACATCGCGTTCGCGCTGACGATGTTCTTCATGCTGCAGGGCTATCTGCGCGATGTCGGCATGCATATCCGCAACCTGCAGCGGTCGGTCAACGACATGGAAGAGCTCGTCGCGCTCGAACGTCAGCCGCTCGGCATCGAGGATCGGCCGAACGCGCCCGCGATCCGCATCGGCGAAGGCGAGATCCGCTTCGAGCACGTGACGTTCCGCTACGACAATCATCCGGAGCCGCTGTACGACGACTTCTCGATGCGCATCGCGCCGGGCGAGCGCGTGGGCCTCGTCGGCCATTCGGGATCGGGCAAGACGACGTTCATCAAGCTGATCCAGCGGCTCTATGACGTGTCGGGCGGACGCATCGTGATCGACGGACAGGACATCGCGCAGGTGCGCCAGGATTCGCTGCGCAGCCAGATCGCGATCGTCCAGCAGGAGCCGGTGCTGTTTCACCGCACGCTCGCGGAGAACATCGCGTATGCGCGTCCCGACGCGAGCCGCGCCGATATCGAGCGCGCGGCGCGGCTGGCCAGCGCGCACGATTTCATCGCCGCGCTGCCGGACGGCTACGACACGCTCGTCGGCGAACGCGGCATCAAGCTGTCGGGCGGCGAGCGTCAGCGCGTCGCGATCGCGCGCGCGTTCCTCGCCGACGCGCCGATCCTGATTCTCGACGAAGCGACGTCGAGCCTCGACAGCGAAAGCGAAGTGCTGATCCAGCAGGCGATGGAGCGGCTGATGGTCGGCCGCACGACGCTCGTCGTCGCGCACCGGCTATCGACCGTGCGCGCGCTCGACCGGCTGCTCGTACTCGATCGCGGCAAGGTGATCGAGGAAGGCAGCCACGACGCGCTGATCCGCATCGACGGCGGCGTTTACCGTCGGCTGTTCGAACGGCAGGCGCTCGAGCTCGCGAAGGGGCTGGCCGATCCGCCGCGGCGCGTCGCCGACGACAAAGCCGGACCGCTCGGCCAACGGGCGACTGCGTGA
- a CDS encoding OsmC family protein, with amino-acid sequence MSLIHAAATLDADAPDYVVRVQAGSHALTGDEGEREGGRNVGPAPYEFVLAGLAQCTAATLRMYMQRKQWPAVRIDVHTELHADREGLQYVRRTVALDGTLDDAQRQRLAEICEKTPVTLFIKRGTRIETTLR; translated from the coding sequence ATGTCGCTGATCCACGCCGCCGCCACGCTCGATGCCGACGCGCCCGACTATGTCGTTCGCGTGCAGGCCGGTTCGCATGCGCTGACCGGCGACGAAGGCGAACGCGAAGGCGGCCGCAACGTCGGGCCCGCGCCGTACGAGTTCGTCCTCGCGGGCCTCGCGCAATGCACGGCCGCAACGCTGCGCATGTACATGCAGCGCAAGCAGTGGCCGGCCGTGCGGATCGACGTGCATACCGAGCTGCACGCCGATCGCGAAGGCCTGCAGTACGTGCGCCGCACCGTTGCGCTCGACGGCACGCTCGACGACGCGCAGCGCCAGCGTCTCGCGGAAATCTGCGAGAAGACGCCGGTCACGCTGTTCATCAAGCGCGGTACGCGGATCGAGACGACGTTGCGCTGA
- a CDS encoding helix-turn-helix domain-containing protein: MAQAARLGEAFNLANRLHAFGADYQPKYVSESGGLVTSSSGVRIAVDPLGDEHARRAIAFFHLHGERASVRRDEALHRRLSEIRRHARWIVDAMDLPALAAASVPTRRNGSASHAQEAPHAVSGAAELQQADTAVFTAALDMFRADLGDSVAEEIASNLLRPVEQRYVQSMWAFRELSASPPIRMSAQRLRVQSVERVSIAQIARAAAMSERNFLRRFKKEIGVTPTEFVQHVRLERACHMLVHTMLPADKVARRTGFGSGERLAKLFRQRMLMSPTEFRVAERERMLANGAALPAPEIARVNGVPPPHRIVRDDAHEKTGRISVKSPYRDFEPRFPCASSPPPLLRRSARRK; encoded by the coding sequence TTGGCGCAGGCCGCGCGGCTCGGCGAGGCGTTCAATCTGGCCAATCGCCTGCATGCGTTCGGTGCGGATTATCAGCCGAAGTACGTATCGGAAAGCGGCGGGCTCGTGACGTCGTCGTCGGGCGTGCGGATCGCCGTCGATCCGCTCGGCGACGAGCATGCCCGTCGGGCGATCGCGTTCTTTCATCTGCACGGCGAGCGGGCGAGCGTGCGTCGCGATGAGGCATTGCACCGGCGCCTGAGCGAGATCCGTCGGCACGCGCGATGGATCGTCGATGCGATGGACCTGCCCGCACTCGCGGCGGCGTCCGTGCCGACGCGGCGCAATGGGTCGGCTTCGCATGCGCAGGAGGCGCCGCATGCGGTATCGGGTGCGGCCGAGCTGCAGCAAGCGGACACCGCCGTGTTCACGGCCGCGCTCGACATGTTTCGCGCCGACCTGGGCGATAGCGTAGCCGAGGAAATCGCGTCGAACCTGCTGCGCCCCGTCGAGCAGCGCTATGTGCAGTCGATGTGGGCGTTTCGCGAACTGAGCGCGAGCCCGCCGATCCGGATGTCGGCGCAGCGGCTGCGCGTGCAGAGCGTCGAGCGCGTGTCGATTGCGCAGATCGCGCGCGCGGCCGCGATGAGCGAGCGCAATTTCCTGCGGCGCTTCAAGAAGGAGATCGGCGTGACGCCGACCGAGTTCGTGCAGCACGTGCGCCTCGAGCGGGCGTGTCACATGCTCGTTCATACGATGCTGCCGGCCGACAAGGTCGCGCGCCGCACGGGCTTCGGCAGCGGCGAGCGTCTCGCGAAGCTGTTTCGTCAGCGCATGCTGATGTCGCCGACGGAATTTCGCGTCGCCGAACGCGAACGGATGCTCGCGAACGGCGCCGCCTTGCCGGCGCCCGAGATCGCGCGCGTGAACGGCGTGCCGCCGCCGCATCGGATCGTGCGCGACGACGCGCACGAAAAAACGGGCCGGATATCCGTAAAATCGCCGTATCGCGATTTCGAGCCCCGGTTTCCATGCGCTTCCTCCCCACCACCGCTACTGCGCCGTTCTGCCCGTCGGAAGTAA
- a CDS encoding Nramp family divalent metal transporter: MRFLPTTATAPFCPSEVKGSITIEAGASRWLKLKRFFGPGLLVAIGYMDPGNWATDIQAGSQFGYALLWVVALSSVSAIFLQMLAARLGLVAGRDLAQASYDRYGPFGRVVQWLTAEVSIIACDIAEVLGCALAFKLLLGVPLAWGIVLTALDTVIVLGLQGKGVRQIEAIVLALIATMAFCFVAQVAITPPDWRAVAAGLVPGAPGHDRHDAVVLALGIVGATIMPHNLYLHSSVVQTRRVIGGARGTIRDTLALVRIDTCVSLFVAMLVNAAILIVAAAAFHATGQTHVTDIEQAYSLITPIAGGAAALLFGIALLASGQSSTLTGTIAGQVIMDGFLHMKIPCYQRRLITRGLALVPALIGVLWLGEHSVGRLLVWSQVLLSLQLPFAMWPLIRSVSDRATMGEHTIGRGMQALAWVLFAAITGTNLLLISGVAG; this comes from the coding sequence ATGCGCTTCCTCCCCACCACCGCTACTGCGCCGTTCTGCCCGTCGGAAGTAAAGGGCAGCATCACGATCGAGGCCGGCGCGTCGCGCTGGCTGAAGCTCAAGCGTTTCTTCGGACCGGGCCTGCTCGTCGCGATCGGCTACATGGACCCCGGCAACTGGGCGACCGACATCCAGGCCGGCTCGCAGTTCGGCTATGCGCTGCTGTGGGTCGTCGCGCTGTCGAGCGTCTCCGCGATCTTCCTGCAGATGCTCGCCGCGCGGCTCGGCCTCGTCGCCGGCCGCGATCTCGCGCAGGCGAGCTACGACCGTTACGGACCGTTCGGACGCGTCGTGCAGTGGCTGACGGCCGAGGTCTCGATCATCGCCTGCGACATCGCCGAAGTGCTGGGCTGCGCGCTCGCGTTCAAGCTGCTGCTCGGCGTGCCGCTCGCGTGGGGCATCGTGCTGACCGCGCTCGACACGGTGATCGTGCTCGGTCTGCAGGGCAAGGGCGTTCGCCAGATCGAGGCGATCGTGCTGGCGCTGATCGCGACGATGGCGTTCTGCTTCGTCGCGCAGGTCGCGATCACGCCGCCCGACTGGCGCGCCGTCGCCGCCGGCCTCGTACCGGGCGCGCCGGGCCACGACCGCCACGACGCGGTCGTGCTCGCGCTCGGCATCGTCGGCGCGACGATCATGCCGCACAACCTCTATCTGCATTCGTCGGTCGTGCAGACGCGGCGCGTGATCGGCGGCGCGCGCGGCACGATCCGCGACACGCTCGCGCTGGTGCGCATCGACACCTGCGTGTCGCTGTTCGTCGCGATGCTCGTGAACGCGGCGATCCTGATCGTCGCGGCCGCCGCGTTCCATGCGACGGGTCAGACGCACGTGACCGACATCGAGCAGGCGTACAGCCTGATTACGCCGATCGCGGGCGGCGCGGCCGCGCTGCTGTTCGGCATCGCGCTGCTCGCATCGGGCCAGAGCTCGACGCTGACGGGCACGATCGCCGGCCAGGTCATCATGGACGGCTTCCTGCACATGAAGATTCCGTGCTACCAGCGCCGGCTGATCACTCGCGGGCTCGCGCTGGTGCCCGCGCTGATCGGCGTATTGTGGCTTGGCGAACATTCGGTCGGCCGACTGCTCGTATGGAGCCAGGTGCTGCTGAGCCTGCAGCTGCCGTTCGCGATGTGGCCGCTGATCCGTTCGGTCAGCGATCGCGCGACAATGGGCGAGCACACGATCGGCCGCGGCATGCAGGCGCTCGCATGGGTGCTGTTCGCGGCGATCACCGGAACGAATCTGCTGCTGATCAGCGGTGTCGCGGGCTGA
- a CDS encoding voltage-gated chloride channel family protein: MFFSTSADFFATVRYVCRWLALSILLGALAGSASALFLIALDWATGTRVAHPWLLWGLPAAGFATGWVYHRFGQPVARGNNLLIDEIHDPKALVPKRMAPLVLAATVVTHLFGGSAGREGTAVQMGGALADRVTHAFRLDREHRRVLLMGGIAAGFSSVFGTPLAGAVFGLEVLAIGRLRYDALLACVASAIVADVVCRAWGVHHTVYAVPFVPAVSAAGLAATVLAGIAFGAVGRLFAHATHALAAGFRRAIRYAPLQPVLGGVLVAAAATALNVPQYLGLGIPTIEAAFRGPLPVYDFAGKFAFTVVTLASGFKGGEVTPLFYIGATLGNALGHVLALPVPVLAALGFVAVFAGAANTPIASTIMAIELFGADIGVYAIVACVVAYLFSGHAGIYRAQRVAVGKGAQAGQE; encoded by the coding sequence ATGTTTTTCTCGACTTCTGCCGATTTTTTCGCGACGGTGCGCTACGTCTGCCGCTGGCTCGCGCTGTCGATCCTGCTCGGTGCGCTCGCCGGGTCGGCTTCCGCCCTGTTCCTGATCGCGCTCGACTGGGCGACCGGTACGCGCGTCGCGCATCCGTGGCTGCTCTGGGGATTGCCCGCGGCCGGCTTCGCGACCGGCTGGGTCTACCATCGCTTCGGCCAGCCGGTGGCGCGTGGCAACAATCTGCTGATCGACGAGATTCACGATCCGAAGGCGCTCGTGCCGAAGCGGATGGCGCCGCTCGTGCTCGCCGCGACCGTCGTCACGCATCTGTTCGGCGGCTCCGCCGGCCGCGAGGGCACCGCCGTGCAGATGGGCGGCGCGCTGGCCGATCGCGTCACGCACGCGTTTCGGCTCGATCGCGAGCATCGGCGCGTGCTGCTGATGGGCGGGATCGCGGCCGGCTTTTCGTCGGTGTTCGGCACGCCGCTCGCGGGCGCGGTGTTCGGGCTCGAAGTGCTCGCGATCGGCCGGCTGCGCTACGACGCGCTGCTCGCCTGCGTCGCGTCGGCGATCGTCGCGGACGTCGTGTGCCGCGCGTGGGGCGTGCATCACACCGTCTATGCGGTGCCGTTCGTGCCGGCCGTCTCGGCGGCCGGGCTCGCTGCGACCGTCCTGGCCGGCATCGCGTTCGGCGCGGTCGGGCGGCTGTTCGCCCATGCGACGCATGCGCTCGCGGCCGGCTTCCGGCGCGCGATCCGCTATGCGCCGCTGCAGCCGGTGCTGGGCGGCGTGCTGGTGGCGGCCGCCGCGACCGCGCTGAACGTGCCGCAGTATCTGGGTCTCGGCATTCCGACGATCGAGGCCGCGTTTCGCGGCCCGCTGCCCGTGTACGACTTCGCGGGCAAGTTCGCGTTTACCGTCGTCACGCTCGCGTCGGGCTTCAAGGGCGGCGAAGTGACGCCGCTGTTCTATATCGGCGCGACGCTCGGCAACGCGCTCGGGCACGTGCTTGCGCTCCCGGTGCCGGTGCTCGCGGCGCTCGGCTTCGTCGCGGTGTTCGCGGGCGCGGCGAATACGCCGATCGCGTCGACGATCATGGCGATCGAACTGTTCGGCGCGGATATCGGCGTGTATGCGATCGTCGCCTGTGTCGTCGCGTATCTGTTTTCCGGGCATGCGGGCATCTATCGCGCGCAGCGCGTCGCGGTCGGGAAGGGGGCGCAGGCGGGACAGGAGTGA
- a CDS encoding Dyp-type peroxidase, protein MSDVQHGILAPIDTAARYLTFTNSNDGNVAAALAALRECVDGRDTVVGFGHSLAAYIGRPIPGLTDYPAFAVNDRTLPATPADIWVWLRGDDRGDLVLRSRAIERALAPAFVLQDAVDGFRYSNDRDLSGYEDGTENPVGDAARAAAIVSGQGAGLDGGSFVAVQQWLHDFDRMERIAPHDMDHIVGRRRSDNEELDDAPAFAHVKRTAQESFEPEAFMLRRSSPWSDARRAGLYFVAFGHSFRAFDVQMRRMSGADDGIVDGLFRFTRPLTGAYFWCPPMKDGKLDLSAFGL, encoded by the coding sequence ATGAGCGACGTTCAGCACGGCATCCTGGCTCCGATCGATACGGCGGCCCGATACCTGACCTTCACGAATTCGAACGACGGCAACGTCGCGGCGGCGCTTGCCGCGCTGCGCGAATGCGTCGACGGACGCGACACGGTGGTCGGGTTCGGGCACTCGCTCGCTGCGTACATCGGCCGTCCGATTCCGGGGCTGACCGACTATCCGGCGTTCGCGGTGAACGACCGCACGCTGCCCGCGACGCCGGCCGACATCTGGGTATGGCTGCGCGGCGACGATCGCGGCGATCTCGTGCTGCGTTCGCGCGCGATCGAGCGTGCGCTCGCGCCCGCGTTCGTGCTGCAGGACGCGGTGGACGGATTCCGCTATTCGAACGACCGCGATCTGTCCGGCTACGAGGACGGCACGGAGAATCCGGTCGGCGACGCCGCACGTGCCGCCGCGATCGTGAGCGGGCAGGGCGCGGGGCTCGACGGCGGCAGCTTCGTCGCCGTTCAGCAGTGGCTGCACGACTTCGACCGGATGGAGCGCATCGCGCCGCACGACATGGACCACATTGTCGGCCGCCGCCGCTCGGACAACGAGGAACTCGACGACGCGCCCGCGTTCGCGCACGTGAAGCGCACCGCGCAGGAGAGCTTCGAGCCCGAGGCGTTCATGCTGCGCCGCTCGTCGCCGTGGTCGGACGCGCGCCGTGCCGGCCTGTACTTCGTCGCGTTCGGCCATTCGTTCCGGGCGTTCGACGTGCAGATGCGCCGGATGAGCGGCGCGGACGACGGCATCGTCGACGGGCTGTTCCGTTTCACGCGGCCGCTGACGGGCGCGTATTTCTGGTGTCCGCCGATGAAGGACGGCAAGCTCGATCTGTCGGCGTTCGGGCTGTGA
- a CDS encoding phosphatase PAP2 family protein: MWSQISNIGDAALTLPIALTCAGWLAVSNWRLAVRWIALLAAGMALVGATKILYAGCGVALPAFDFRMISGHTMLSTSVWTVALAMLWHAFRPGSAPGVAAGLAIGAVTAVARVFDDSHTVPEVIAGWLLGALVAIVFVRAYVRAPKRSFSPGAAAVCLLLVSGIAYGHRVPFQQMIDTHSPQLCAFVHPAQAGRS; encoded by the coding sequence ATGTGGAGTCAAATCAGCAACATAGGCGATGCCGCGTTGACCTTGCCGATCGCGCTCACGTGCGCGGGGTGGCTCGCCGTGTCGAACTGGCGGCTCGCGGTGCGCTGGATCGCGCTGCTCGCGGCCGGCATGGCGCTCGTCGGTGCGACGAAGATCCTCTATGCGGGCTGCGGCGTCGCGCTGCCGGCGTTCGATTTCCGGATGATCAGCGGCCATACGATGCTGTCGACGTCGGTCTGGACCGTGGCCCTCGCCATGCTGTGGCACGCGTTCCGGCCCGGCAGCGCGCCGGGCGTCGCGGCGGGCCTCGCGATCGGCGCGGTCACGGCCGTCGCACGCGTGTTCGACGATTCGCATACCGTTCCCGAAGTGATCGCCGGCTGGCTGCTCGGTGCGCTCGTCGCGATCGTGTTCGTGCGCGCCTACGTGCGCGCGCCGAAGCGGTCGTTCTCGCCGGGCGCTGCGGCCGTGTGTCTGCTGCTGGTGTCCGGTATCGCCTACGGCCATCGCGTGCCGTTCCAGCAGATGATCGATACGCACTCGCCGCAACTCTGCGCGTTCGTGCATCCGGCGCAGGCCGGCCGGTCCTGA